From the Deltaproteobacteria bacterium genome, one window contains:
- a CDS encoding lytic murein transglycosylase, producing MKRRTTVKCFRRRGPVLALLASAIMAAFGAPSPSPAQPLTSDQAAYRSFVREFRSVALRRGIPEALYDRAFRGLTPDPEVIEKNNRQPEFVLPASQYVTLVVSDTRVNDGRAKLSELAADLKRMERRYGVERYVLAAIWGLETLYGKLRGKRNVIRSLSTLAYKGRRAKFGRNQLLAALDILKAGDITVERMTGSWAGAMGHMQFIPTSYKAYAVDFTGDGRRDIWNNPRDALASAANYLRGNGWVPGRPWGHRVVLPEGFDAGLAGRKGERTIRQWRELGLRRAGGGAFPHPEERAFLDLPAGVRGPAFLLRANFRAIMRYNPAHKYALAVGHLSDRLRGDETALAWPDGIGPIAEPERKELQRLLAARGYDIGEIDGIIGPKTRAAIRDYQAKKGRRVDGFPRRKILELLRSENKTGQ from the coding sequence ATGAAACGGCGCACGACCGTGAAGTGCTTTCGCCGCCGAGGTCCGGTCCTGGCGCTCCTCGCTTCGGCGATCATGGCCGCTTTCGGTGCGCCTTCCCCTTCCCCGGCCCAGCCACTCACATCCGACCAAGCGGCCTATCGGTCCTTCGTGCGGGAGTTCCGCTCGGTGGCGCTGCGGCGCGGCATCCCGGAAGCGCTCTACGACCGCGCGTTTCGCGGCCTCACCCCGGACCCGGAAGTCATCGAGAAGAACAACCGGCAACCGGAGTTCGTGCTGCCGGCGTCACAGTACGTGACCCTGGTGGTCAGCGATACGCGTGTGAACGACGGTCGCGCCAAGCTGTCGGAGCTTGCCGCCGACCTGAAACGAATGGAGCGGCGGTACGGGGTGGAACGCTACGTGCTGGCCGCCATCTGGGGACTGGAGACGCTGTACGGCAAGCTGCGCGGCAAACGCAACGTCATCCGCTCGCTCTCCACCCTGGCCTACAAGGGACGCCGGGCGAAGTTCGGACGCAACCAGTTGCTGGCGGCCCTCGACATCCTCAAGGCGGGCGACATCACCGTTGAACGCATGACCGGCTCGTGGGCTGGCGCCATGGGCCACATGCAGTTCATCCCGACGAGCTACAAGGCGTACGCGGTGGACTTCACCGGCGACGGCCGGCGCGACATCTGGAACAACCCGCGGGACGCGCTGGCATCCGCCGCCAACTACCTGCGCGGCAACGGGTGGGTTCCGGGCAGGCCTTGGGGCCACAGGGTGGTCCTTCCAGAAGGGTTCGACGCCGGGCTGGCCGGCAGGAAGGGAGAGCGGACCATCCGGCAATGGCGGGAACTGGGACTCCGGCGCGCCGGCGGCGGCGCGTTCCCGCATCCTGAGGAGCGGGCGTTCCTCGACCTTCCGGCGGGAGTCCGGGGACCCGCCTTCCTGCTGCGCGCGAATTTCCGCGCGATCATGCGTTACAACCCGGCACACAAGTACGCGCTGGCGGTGGGGCACCTCTCCGACCGGTTGCGCGGCGACGAAACCGCCCTCGCCTGGCCCGACGGCATCGGCCCCATCGCGGAACCGGAGCGCAAGGAGCTGCAACGCCTGCTGGCCGCGCGGGGATACGACATCGGCGAGATCGACGGGATCATCGGCCCGAAGACGCGCGCGGCCATAAGGGATTACCAGGCGAAGAAGGGGCGGCGCGTGGACGGGTTTCCGCGGCGGAAGATTTTGGAGTTGCTGCGCTCGGAGAACAAGACAGGACAATAG
- a CDS encoding alpha/beta hydrolase, translated as MPLATLDGVDIYYEREGAGEPVLFVPASWWPLDPWKLQVVPALSRRWETIIMDCRGTGRSSQPDDGYTVTQFAEDCAALLAHLGITRCHVVGFAIGGQILQALAIARPDLVATLTMTATGPGSRNLSGAPREVSPETHAQIREMGFEQYIKSHVDNDGMAFNPTFYHANRAAAAALADALWSGQSTVEMFRRHERARLTWDALAAAPDVKVSTLVLCGEDDKVERQGSTPVDTARRLGQAIPGAELALIPGVRHMTFWDGTGAIDALEDFLARHPIG; from the coding sequence ATGCCGCTAGCGACGCTGGATGGAGTGGACATCTACTACGAGAGGGAGGGCGCGGGAGAGCCGGTGCTGTTTGTCCCCGCCTCCTGGTGGCCGCTGGATCCCTGGAAGCTCCAGGTGGTGCCGGCCCTGAGCCGGCGCTGGGAGACCATCATCATGGACTGCCGCGGAACCGGTCGCAGCAGCCAACCCGACGACGGCTACACCGTCACGCAGTTCGCCGAGGACTGCGCCGCGCTCCTGGCCCATCTCGGCATCACCCGCTGCCACGTGGTGGGGTTCGCCATCGGCGGCCAGATACTTCAGGCCCTGGCCATCGCCCGCCCGGACCTGGTGGCCACGCTCACCATGACAGCCACCGGCCCTGGCTCCCGCAACCTGTCGGGCGCGCCGCGAGAGGTTTCCCCGGAAACCCACGCCCAGATTCGGGAAATGGGGTTCGAGCAGTACATCAAATCCCACGTGGACAATGACGGGATGGCGTTCAACCCGACCTTCTATCACGCCAACCGCGCGGCGGCCGCCGCGCTCGCGGACGCTTTGTGGTCCGGCCAGTCCACCGTGGAGATGTTCCGCCGTCATGAGCGCGCGCGCCTCACCTGGGACGCCCTGGCAGCGGCCCCGGATGTGAAGGTGTCCACCCTGGTGCTGTGCGGCGAGGACGACAAGGTGGAACGGCAGGGCAGCACGCCGGTGGACACGGCCCGGCGGCTCGGGCAGGCGATCCCCGGAGCGGAGTTGGCGCTCATACCGGGCGTGCGCCACATGACCTTCTGGGACGGCACCGGCGCCATCGACGCGCTAGAGGACTTCCTGGCGCGTCATCCGATCGGATAG
- a CDS encoding ABC transporter ATP-binding protein: MLQVKELQKIFRVGGNEVAALGGVTQRVEEGEFFVLLGPSGSGKTTLLRCVAGLETPDGGEIEIDGATVFSTSQGISAPPEDRKIGMVFQSYAIWPHMTVFQNVALPLTRGRKKIDKSLVRQRVHESLKLVQLEDYAERPSPLLSGGQQQRVALARALAVNPKLLLMDEPLSNLDARLREEMRVQIRELAKRLNITVLYVTHDQVEAMVVADRIAVMSLGAIVSVGSPEELYEGPANRVVAEFFGSINWLDGETRAEGAVETLLGTLKTPHTARPGLTGTLGIRPEDLEISSAPTGRDNEFLGELVSRTYLGDLFVHEVRVAGTVLQVKTMDKAPVSDKVYVTLPKDRLKFFPQSTQG, translated from the coding sequence ATGCTCCAGGTCAAGGAACTGCAAAAGATCTTCAGGGTCGGCGGCAACGAGGTGGCGGCCCTCGGCGGCGTCACGCAAAGGGTCGAGGAGGGCGAGTTCTTCGTGCTGCTGGGACCCAGCGGTTCGGGCAAGACGACGCTGTTGCGCTGCGTGGCCGGGCTGGAGACGCCCGACGGCGGCGAGATCGAAATTGACGGCGCCACGGTCTTCTCCACGAGCCAAGGCATCTCCGCGCCCCCCGAGGACCGGAAGATCGGCATGGTCTTCCAGTCCTACGCCATCTGGCCTCACATGACCGTCTTCCAGAACGTGGCGTTGCCGCTCACGCGCGGACGCAAGAAGATCGACAAGTCCCTGGTACGGCAACGCGTCCACGAGTCGCTGAAGCTGGTGCAACTGGAGGACTACGCGGAGCGGCCGTCGCCGCTCCTGAGCGGGGGACAGCAACAGCGGGTGGCGCTGGCCCGCGCCCTGGCCGTGAACCCGAAGCTGCTGCTCATGGACGAGCCCTTGAGCAACCTCGACGCGCGCCTGCGGGAAGAAATGCGGGTGCAGATCCGCGAACTCGCCAAGCGCCTCAACATCACCGTGCTGTACGTCACCCACGATCAGGTGGAGGCCATGGTGGTGGCGGACCGCATCGCGGTCATGAGCCTGGGCGCCATCGTGTCCGTAGGCTCGCCGGAAGAGCTCTACGAGGGACCGGCCAACCGGGTGGTGGCCGAGTTCTTCGGCTCCATCAACTGGCTGGACGGCGAGACCAGGGCCGAGGGCGCGGTGGAGACGCTGTTGGGCACGCTCAAGACCCCGCACACGGCCCGGCCGGGCCTCACCGGAACCCTGGGCATACGCCCGGAGGATCTGGAGATTAGCTCCGCCCCCACCGGGCGGGACAACGAGTTCCTCGGGGAGTTGGTGTCGCGCACGTACCTCGGCGACCTGTTCGTTCACGAGGTGCGCGTGGCCGGGACCGTGCTGCAGGTGAAGACCATGGACAAGGCGCCCGTCAGCGACAAGGTCTACGTCACCCTGCCGAAGGACCGCCTCAAGTTCTTTCCCCAGTCAACGCAGGGTTGA
- a CDS encoding ABC transporter substrate-binding protein translates to MANLRLTLSCGDYDRTRFLIEGKVATPGIDLEVIPLASPERHARFTRSLEFDVCELQMGVFLGWKSRGVPVTAIPVFPHVKFCHGAVVVHSGAGIERPEDLRGKRIGLQAHFNPIAVWMRGVLKHEHGVAPGEMHWVTNADEQVSPWEPPDWLHVEQAPAGRRVTEMLEAGEIDAYMLPTIGSAFRAGKSVGRRLWPDYREVEADYYRRTGIYPLRHTVVIKDEVLGRHPWVAETLLRAFEEAKVRGLEYMRDPRRSYLAWYGEAIEADESVLGRDPFPYSVEAQRHALDTMLLYASEQAVTTRRLSVDELFAPSTLR, encoded by the coding sequence ATGGCGAACCTGCGCTTGACGCTCTCCTGCGGCGATTACGACCGCACGCGCTTCCTCATCGAAGGCAAGGTGGCCACCCCCGGGATCGACCTGGAAGTGATCCCCTTGGCTTCTCCCGAACGCCACGCGCGCTTCACGCGCAGTCTCGAGTTCGACGTGTGCGAATTGCAGATGGGGGTCTTCCTGGGGTGGAAGAGCCGCGGCGTGCCGGTGACGGCGATTCCGGTGTTTCCCCACGTGAAGTTCTGTCACGGCGCGGTGGTGGTGCACTCCGGGGCCGGCATCGAACGTCCCGAGGACCTGCGCGGCAAGCGCATCGGGCTCCAGGCCCACTTCAATCCCATCGCCGTGTGGATGCGCGGAGTGCTCAAGCACGAGCACGGCGTTGCTCCCGGCGAGATGCATTGGGTCACCAACGCGGACGAGCAGGTGTCGCCGTGGGAGCCGCCGGATTGGTTGCACGTCGAGCAGGCTCCCGCCGGCCGTCGCGTCACCGAGATGCTGGAGGCCGGCGAGATCGACGCCTACATGCTGCCTACCATCGGGTCGGCGTTCCGCGCCGGCAAGAGCGTGGGGCGCCGGCTCTGGCCCGACTACCGGGAGGTGGAAGCGGACTACTACCGGCGCACGGGAATCTATCCCCTGCGCCATACCGTGGTCATCAAGGACGAAGTCCTCGGGCGGCATCCCTGGGTGGCCGAAACCCTGCTTCGGGCTTTCGAAGAAGCGAAGGTTCGCGGTCTCGAATACATGCGCGATCCGCGGCGCTCCTACCTGGCGTGGTACGGCGAAGCCATCGAGGCAGACGAGAGTGTGCTGGGACGGGACCCGTTCCCGTACTCGGTGGAAGCGCAACGCCACGCCCTGGACACCATGCTGCTGTACGCGTCGGAGCAGGCGGTGACCACCCGCCGGTTGAGCGTGGACGAGTTGTTCGCGCCTTCAACCCTGCGTTGA